In Streptomyces sp. RFCAC02, the following proteins share a genomic window:
- a CDS encoding RNA polymerase sigma factor — protein sequence MLGADSELTAAVRAAQAGDEQAFRAVFRAVHPRLLGYVRTIVAEPDAEDVTAEAWLHIARDLRRFRGDADRFRGWTATIARNRALDHLRARGRRPQETRADEDALAALPAASDTAEEAIAALGTSRALALVAELPHEQAGAVMLRTVVGMDARRAAALLGSRPGAVRTANHRGLRRLAQRLDRFGRDGGGLTAAV from the coding sequence GTGCTGGGTGCAGACAGCGAGTTGACCGCGGCGGTGCGAGCGGCCCAGGCGGGGGACGAGCAGGCGTTCCGCGCCGTCTTCAGGGCCGTCCATCCGCGGCTGCTCGGCTATGTGCGCACCATCGTGGCCGAGCCGGACGCCGAGGACGTGACGGCGGAGGCGTGGCTGCACATAGCGCGGGACTTACGGCGGTTCCGGGGGGACGCGGACCGGTTCCGCGGCTGGACGGCGACGATCGCGCGGAACCGCGCGCTCGACCACCTGCGGGCGCGCGGGCGCAGGCCGCAGGAGACCAGGGCCGACGAGGACGCGCTGGCCGCGCTGCCGGCCGCGAGCGACACCGCCGAGGAGGCCATCGCGGCCCTCGGGACGAGCCGGGCGCTCGCCCTCGTCGCGGAGCTGCCGCACGAGCAGGCGGGCGCCGTGATGCTGCGCACGGTCGTGGGGATGGACGCGCGGCGGGCCGCCGCGCTGCTCGGCTCGCGGCCCGGTGCCGTCCGCACGGCCAACCACCGCGGCCTGCGGCGGCTCGCGCAGCGGCTCGACCGCTTCGGGCGCGACGGCGGCGGGCTCACGGCGGCCGTGTAA
- the tgmC gene encoding ATP-grasp peptide maturase system methyltransferase has translation MNDSASQRRRLAAALADEGALTSPWLRAAVEAVPRELFLHPGVFIDEGGAWRPVTAVGTDPAEWLGIVYTGDTLTTQLDGHLTADQADGPIRGVPTSSSTTPTTVVRMIESLGLKAGHHVMEVGTGTGYSTALMCHFLGEDDVTTIEVDPAVAERADAALETAGFSTWTVTGDGLLGHPRNAPYDRVIATCAVRRVPHSWVRQTKPGGVILSTVGSWPYGTGLARLTVDGDGNAEGRIVGRSAFMHARAQAVVPVSGDLSARTAYPDSERGTKVPPTVLDDWMPAFLTQLAAPGAQLVRAARSDGTRLLYVFDPDRESFAEFIADGAGWTVRQGGPAALWDRIEDALVAWRAAGSPEIDAVRLRVTQASHRYWIEGAQKLNWEHRLD, from the coding sequence ATGAACGACTCGGCATCCCAGCGGCGCCGTCTGGCCGCCGCGCTGGCGGACGAGGGAGCCCTCACGTCCCCGTGGCTGCGCGCCGCCGTCGAAGCCGTGCCCCGGGAACTGTTCCTCCACCCCGGCGTCTTCATCGACGAGGGCGGTGCATGGCGCCCCGTCACCGCGGTCGGTACCGACCCGGCCGAGTGGCTCGGGATCGTGTACACCGGCGACACGCTCACGACCCAGCTCGACGGCCACCTGACCGCCGACCAGGCCGATGGCCCCATCCGAGGCGTACCCACATCCTCATCCACCACACCGACCACCGTTGTCCGCATGATCGAAAGCCTGGGGTTGAAAGCCGGCCACCACGTCATGGAGGTCGGCACCGGCACCGGCTATTCCACCGCCCTTATGTGCCACTTCCTCGGTGAGGACGACGTGACCACGATCGAGGTGGACCCCGCGGTGGCAGAGCGGGCGGACGCCGCTCTCGAGACGGCCGGCTTCTCGACGTGGACCGTCACCGGGGACGGTCTCCTCGGTCACCCGCGGAACGCGCCGTACGATCGTGTGATCGCCACCTGCGCCGTGCGTCGCGTTCCGCACTCCTGGGTTCGGCAGACCAAGCCCGGCGGCGTCATTCTGAGCACCGTGGGTTCCTGGCCCTACGGAACAGGCCTGGCCAGGCTCACCGTGGACGGCGACGGCAACGCCGAAGGGCGGATCGTCGGCAGGTCCGCGTTCATGCACGCTCGGGCACAGGCCGTGGTGCCGGTCTCCGGTGACCTGTCCGCCCGGACGGCCTATCCGGACAGTGAGAGGGGGACGAAGGTGCCGCCCACCGTGCTGGACGACTGGATGCCGGCCTTCCTCACCCAGCTCGCCGCGCCCGGCGCGCAACTCGTCCGTGCCGCTCGGAGCGATGGGACGCGGCTGCTGTATGTCTTCGATCCCGATCGGGAGTCCTTCGCGGAGTTCATCGCCGACGGCGCCGGATGGACGGTCCGCCAGGGCGGCCCCGCGGCGCTCTGGGACAGGATCGAGGACGCACTCGTCGCGTGGCGGGCGGCGGGGAGCCCTGAGATCGACGCTGTACGTCTCCGCGTCACCCAGGCGTCGCACCGCTACTGGATCGAGGGCGCTCAGAAGCTGAACTGGGAGCACCGCCTCGACTGA
- a CDS encoding helix-turn-helix transcriptional regulator has product MPSPSPSSSARAAREALAVRLMHLRMDAGLTGRELSARCGWHPAKTTRMQKGEAAPTDADIRAWCAACDAEDQTADLIATARAVDSMYMGWRRLHRNGMRRTQEDFTSLHENAEVCRVYASNGVPGFLQTPAYATALMQRITDFQGTPDDVADAVAARVARGRFLHQGNHRFVVLLEEWVLRCVIGDAQVMADQLNRLLTALPLVSISLGVIPFSARRVIWPLEGFYMFDGQHVVVETLTAEINIRQPREITDYAKAFRELGRMAVYGIDARRLIESAVRSLG; this is encoded by the coding sequence ATGCCCTCACCATCACCCTCATCCAGCGCCCGGGCTGCCCGTGAAGCCCTGGCCGTCCGCCTGATGCACCTCCGCATGGACGCCGGGCTCACCGGCAGGGAACTCTCCGCCCGGTGCGGCTGGCATCCGGCGAAGACCACTCGCATGCAGAAGGGCGAGGCCGCGCCCACCGACGCCGACATCCGCGCCTGGTGTGCCGCTTGTGACGCCGAGGACCAGACAGCGGACCTCATCGCCACCGCTCGGGCGGTGGACTCGATGTACATGGGGTGGCGCCGTCTTCACCGCAACGGTATGCGCAGGACACAGGAGGATTTCACCTCACTGCACGAGAACGCCGAGGTGTGCCGCGTTTACGCCTCCAATGGCGTGCCGGGGTTCCTCCAGACCCCCGCCTATGCGACCGCGCTCATGCAACGGATCACCGATTTCCAGGGCACGCCCGACGACGTCGCCGACGCGGTGGCCGCACGGGTGGCGCGCGGTCGGTTTCTCCACCAGGGCAACCACAGGTTCGTGGTACTGCTGGAGGAATGGGTGTTGCGGTGTGTGATCGGCGATGCGCAGGTGATGGCCGACCAACTGAATCGCCTCCTCACGGCGCTGCCGTTGGTCAGTATTTCACTCGGAGTGATTCCATTCAGCGCCCGACGGGTGATCTGGCCGCTGGAAGGCTTCTACATGTTCGACGGCCAGCACGTGGTTGTGGAGACGCTGACGGCTGAGATCAACATCAGGCAGCCCCGGGAGATCACCGACTACGCCAAGGCGTTCCGGGAGCTGGGAAGGATGGCCGTCTACGGCATCGATGCGAGGCGACTGATCGAATCCGCCGTCCGCTCCCTCGGGTGA
- the tgmB gene encoding ATP-grasp ribosomal peptide maturase, with the protein MADERPVLVVTAADDLTADMVLMELNRRDVPVMRFDPRDIGTTLTISARFGICSAPAARQVRTPSRTADLSRVRAVYWRRPQWPAFPDLEPDDARFAAAHVRYGLGGSLFASDSPLWVNHPLRNAAADYKPAQLALAQRLGLAVPPTLVTNCPHEAREFITAQGDVISKTLRWTPYTRNGVPVTGWADPVTADEIDDSVRVAPHLFQARVDKAADLRVLIVGHRTFAVRIDSELLDWRKDYSALTYTVERLPHRVDKALHHYLESLGLVSGSFDLAVDRQGEHWWLELNPNGQWGWLETETGLPMSAAFADLLTQGDGA; encoded by the coding sequence ATGGCCGATGAGCGACCAGTACTGGTGGTCACCGCGGCGGACGACCTCACCGCCGACATGGTGCTCATGGAGCTGAACCGGCGGGACGTGCCGGTGATGAGGTTCGACCCCCGCGACATCGGCACCACCCTGACGATCTCGGCCAGGTTCGGCATCTGCTCGGCGCCCGCGGCTCGGCAGGTACGCACTCCGTCGAGGACTGCCGACCTGTCTCGCGTCAGAGCGGTGTACTGGCGCCGTCCCCAATGGCCCGCGTTCCCGGACCTGGAGCCGGACGACGCCCGGTTCGCGGCCGCGCACGTCCGCTACGGGCTCGGGGGGAGTCTTTTCGCCTCGGACTCTCCCCTCTGGGTCAACCACCCCCTCCGCAACGCCGCGGCCGACTACAAACCGGCTCAGCTCGCCCTCGCTCAGCGGCTCGGCCTCGCCGTCCCACCCACCCTGGTCACCAACTGTCCTCACGAGGCCCGTGAATTCATCACGGCGCAGGGAGATGTGATCTCCAAAACCCTGCGCTGGACCCCGTACACACGCAACGGCGTACCGGTCACCGGCTGGGCCGACCCCGTGACCGCCGACGAGATCGACGACAGCGTGCGCGTCGCTCCGCACCTGTTCCAGGCACGCGTCGACAAGGCCGCCGACCTTCGGGTTCTGATCGTCGGTCACCGGACGTTCGCCGTACGGATCGACTCCGAGTTGCTGGACTGGCGCAAGGACTACAGCGCCCTCACCTACACCGTCGAACGGCTCCCCCACCGGGTGGACAAGGCTCTGCACCACTACCTGGAGTCCCTCGGCCTGGTGTCGGGCAGCTTCGACCTCGCCGTGGATCGGCAAGGCGAGCACTGGTGGCTGGAACTGAACCCGAACGGCCAGTGGGGGTGGCTGGAGACGGAGACGGGCCTCCCGATGTCCGCCGCCTTCGCTGACCTGCTCACCCAAGGAGATGGCGCATGA
- the tgmA gene encoding putative ATP-grasp-modified RiPP yields the protein MTTTTERFTAIRPWGADRLAPYPTTVRLPHVSVTIDPDTQLGVFRDRTGHVVEMGKHGTSKGTETSTTTNSDSANDQGHDQDSQQD from the coding sequence GTGACGACCACGACCGAACGGTTCACCGCCATCCGCCCCTGGGGCGCCGACCGTCTCGCGCCCTATCCGACCACCGTCCGCCTTCCGCACGTCTCGGTCACCATCGACCCCGACACGCAGCTCGGTGTCTTCCGCGACCGCACCGGCCACGTGGTCGAGATGGGGAAGCACGGAACCAGCAAGGGCACGGAGACCTCGACCACCACGAACTCCGACTCCGCGAACGATCAGGGTCACGACCAGGACTCCCAGCAGGACTGA
- a CDS encoding DUF6716 putative glycosyltransferase, with protein MPDSSPTTRRVAVLADSDTRWKWGALTARRIAPESSVTGYVLRGRATPTERQLAETGTDVDAPREVRAIDFLADLAARRDAAAPFDVLVLACVGTTTQAMLHGLARAWHGAPRRTTVVTGYVGVVYENLASGLLARHGADIILANSPYDVRRFRDLLSGVPADPASVTGAALPFLDGAPYDPDAVARGDRPYRVVFAVQPSVPGNRADRAYLLERAMDHARRHPGREVVLKLRSRPGEHTTHLEELPYQRLAERAKGETPPNFQLAYGNMGEVLDGTDLLVTVSSTAALESLHRGIPTAVLTDLGVREPLGNHYFIGSGCFSSWDELDGGAVPEPDPAWLADQGLRADTDEAFAPARERLADLMEQAADEAGLPPLDPYYTVRTAPAYLPGVLTRHGLDAKGEPQAGYQGAAEPTGVRAASRRLLRRTARGAYRAGAQRVAPLIRRWGQL; from the coding sequence GTGCCCGATTCATCCCCCACGACACGTCGCGTGGCCGTGCTGGCGGATTCCGACACCAGGTGGAAATGGGGCGCGCTCACCGCGCGCCGGATAGCCCCCGAGTCATCCGTCACCGGCTACGTGCTGCGCGGCCGCGCGACCCCCACGGAACGCCAGCTCGCGGAGACCGGCACGGACGTCGACGCGCCCCGCGAGGTGCGCGCCATCGACTTCCTGGCCGACCTCGCCGCGCGCCGTGACGCCGCCGCGCCGTTCGACGTGCTCGTCCTCGCCTGCGTCGGCACCACCACGCAGGCGATGCTCCACGGCCTGGCCCGCGCCTGGCACGGCGCGCCCCGCCGCACCACCGTCGTCACCGGCTACGTGGGCGTGGTGTACGAGAACCTGGCCAGCGGCCTCCTCGCCCGGCACGGCGCCGACATCATCCTCGCGAACAGCCCGTACGACGTCCGCCGGTTCCGCGACCTGCTGAGCGGAGTCCCGGCCGATCCCGCGTCGGTCACCGGGGCGGCGCTGCCGTTCCTCGACGGCGCGCCGTACGACCCGGACGCGGTCGCCCGCGGGGACCGCCCGTACCGCGTCGTCTTCGCCGTCCAGCCGTCCGTCCCGGGCAACCGCGCCGACCGCGCCTACCTCCTGGAGCGCGCGATGGACCACGCGCGCCGCCACCCCGGCCGCGAGGTCGTCCTCAAGCTGCGCAGCAGGCCGGGCGAGCACACGACGCACCTGGAGGAGCTGCCCTACCAGCGGCTCGCCGAGCGCGCCAAGGGCGAGACGCCCCCCAACTTCCAGCTCGCCTACGGCAACATGGGCGAGGTCCTGGACGGCACGGACCTCCTGGTGACCGTCAGCTCGACCGCCGCCCTCGAATCGCTGCACCGCGGCATCCCCACCGCCGTCCTCACCGACCTCGGCGTGCGCGAACCGCTCGGCAACCACTACTTCATCGGCTCCGGCTGCTTCTCGTCCTGGGACGAGCTGGACGGCGGCGCCGTCCCCGAGCCCGACCCGGCCTGGCTCGCCGACCAGGGCCTGCGCGCCGACACCGACGAGGCGTTCGCGCCCGCCAGGGAACGGCTCGCCGACCTCATGGAACAGGCCGCCGACGAGGCCGGGCTCCCGCCGCTCGACCCCTACTACACCGTGCGGACCGCGCCCGCGTACCTGCCCGGCGTCCTCACCCGCCACGGCCTCGACGCCAAGGGCGAGCCGCAGGCCGGCTACCAGGGCGCCGCCGAGCCCACCGGCGTCCGCGCCGCGTCCCGCCGCCTGCTGCGCCGCACCGCGCGCGGCGCCTACCGGGCGGGCGCGCAGCGCGTCGCCCCCCTGATCCGCCGCTGGGGCCAGCTGTGA
- a CDS encoding DUF6879 family protein produces MSRNGAPDFADLLKSARFTAAHLEMRDIYSVGDETSSFERFMKTGEADLDPDSAFWQGWAPLVREAVGRGVAMRRARIVSEPVTDYIRYEYALTPVNVALGEQVRWLPRSRASDIALPGNDLWLIDGRRVLFHWFTGDGDWAGHMFSEDPATVGLCASAFESVWQRGIDHGQFTV; encoded by the coding sequence ATGTCGCGGAACGGCGCGCCGGACTTCGCTGACCTGCTGAAGTCGGCCCGGTTCACTGCCGCGCATCTGGAGATGCGCGACATCTACAGCGTCGGGGACGAGACCAGTAGCTTCGAGCGCTTCATGAAGACCGGTGAGGCAGACCTCGACCCCGACTCGGCGTTCTGGCAGGGCTGGGCCCCGCTGGTGCGGGAGGCCGTGGGACGAGGCGTGGCCATGCGCAGGGCACGGATCGTGTCCGAGCCGGTAACCGACTACATCCGCTATGAGTACGCCCTGACCCCGGTCAACGTCGCCCTCGGGGAGCAGGTTCGCTGGCTTCCGCGCAGCCGGGCATCGGACATCGCACTGCCCGGCAACGACCTCTGGCTGATCGACGGACGCCGGGTCCTCTTCCACTGGTTCACCGGAGACGGCGACTGGGCCGGACACATGTTCAGCGAGGACCCCGCCACCGTGGGACTGTGCGCGTCGGCGTTCGAGTCAGTGTGGCAACGGGGCATCGACCACGGGCAGTTCACCGTCTGA